A window from Polyodon spathula isolate WHYD16114869_AA chromosome 28, ASM1765450v1, whole genome shotgun sequence encodes these proteins:
- the LOC121301952 gene encoding LIM domain-containing protein 2-like, translated as MSFSLKPQAKELCASCEKTVYPMERLVADKNVFHSSCFCCKHCNTKLSLGSYAALHGQFYCKPHFQQLFKSKGNYDEGFGRKQHKELWSVKEAESGTKSA; from the exons ATG tcattcagcCTGAAGCCCCAGGCAAAGGAGCTGTGTGCCTCCTGTGAGAAGACGGTGTACCCCATGGAGCGCCTCGTCGCTGACAAGAACGTCTTCCACTCGTCCTGCTTCTGCTGCAAGCACTGCAACACCAAGCTGAG CCTGGGCAGCTATGCGGCGCTCCACGGGCAGTTCTACTGCAAACCGCACTTCCAGCAGCTCTTCAAGAGCAAAGGCAACTACGACGAGGGCTTTGGCCGCAAGCAGCACAAGGAGCTGTGGAGCGTGAAGGAGGCAGAGAGCGGCACCAAGAGCGCCTGA